In Plasmodium reichenowi strain SY57 chromosome 5, whole genome shotgun sequence, the following proteins share a genomic window:
- a CDS encoding protein kinase, putative has protein sequence MLQYFVNKLFGDLPSSFNYMIGKKIEYDIKIGYYEIYEGHDKNGEEVCVFIYEKNNKETSFVKRYIKNHLAYSKKLIHPNILKVLDTYENEKRIYIVTEKCVPLIYEKIKSDPIWGLYEIMRCIHFINSCNYIHGLINPLSIFVNSKGRWKLSNFDCIHEKNMSICNIYNDIKDHIFCSYGYKINIPNNIHSTYIDCNGLILLMIWSYKKYICSTGNMNDEYMFYENGKNNSNNVMRNISKVNDLKMECEKNDALFTFGNNIYHKNHVHNNTYSMMNYLCSDPHSITFPIFNVNYKNDKMEYIPHNLHKIYDMLNTYNCVEIDLNKILNDENLKNHNHIVRTMLFLTEIHMRSKLEKSIFLDNLFKHIDNISLDVKVQMILPELCKNIDIFENYIKCLKIILHISKDISSEEFEKMVYGPIFLKCFHLTDRTVRYVLLEYFPFIEKHLNNNHMNEIYKPYIYGFMDNNISIKNETIKNFIYVFPKLKSNIRSGALHVLLENLKENDGCIKTNSIICIAKISKHIITDKQNILENVFQVGIHDISVQTKLATLHSIKYTYDQFCVKKFVSNILPMVTRSMIDDNMEIRFCAFDVLESLMVDLKKELLLEEKEQKDNQMEDPQKSYNFIDKIKGIIKNKGDFQDDLKEMTKSGAPLQTGGDLKKRNEFIGDTNNIMEDIHISGDEFTYPDKKNTFDNNDNRKNNVDYSQFGNMNNDQFFVDTWNPNNVDYHISLPKENMKEENKSPQFISDTILFNNNNIQNNVTFKEQIKEERQLPFHNNNNMNFGATNIKNKDSAHREDKSHNLFKSTGESRMIDKRYKNKINMDIDNFFDEFDLSKENNTTKVKLSSLQ, from the coding sequence atGTTACAATATTTTGTGAATAAACTTTTTGGTGATTTACCATCAAgttttaattatatgataGGTAAAAAGATAGAGTATGATATAAAGATTGGttattatgaaatatatgaaGGGCATGATAAAAATGGTGAAGAGGTTtgtgtatttatatatgagaagaataataaagaaaCGAGTTTTgtaaaaagatatataaaaaatcatTTGGCATATTCTAAGAAATTAATTCATCctaatattttaaaagtaCTAGATACTTATGAGAATGAGaaaaggatatatatagtaaCCGAGAAATGTGTACCGTtaatttatgaaaaaataaagagTGACCCTATATGGGgtttatatgaaataatgagatgtattcattttattaattcatgtaattatatacatgGTTTAATTAATCCCTTATCAATATTTGTAAATTCGAAAGGTAGGTGGAAATTAAGTAATTTCGATTGTATTCACGAGAAGAATATGAgtatatgtaatatatataatgatataaaagatcatatattttgtagttatggatataaaataaatatcccaaataatatacattcAACATATATTGATTGTAATGGTTTGATACTCTTAATGATATGGTcttataagaaatatatttgttcGACAGGAAATATGAATGAtgaatatatgttttatgaaaatggtaagaataattcaaataatgTAATGAGAAATATATCAAAGGTTAATGATTTAAAGATGGAATGTGAAAAGAATGATGcattatttacatttggaaataatatataccaTAAAAATCatgtacataataatacttatagtatgatgaattatttatgtaGTGATCCTCATAGTATTACGTTTCCTATTTTTAATGTTAATTATAAGAACGACAAAATGGAATATATTCCACATAatttacataaaatatatgatatgttaaatacatataattgTGTCGAAATAGATTTGAATAAGATATTAAATGATgagaatttaaaaaatcataATCATATTGTTAGAACTATGTTATTTCTAACAGAAATCCATATGAGAAGTAAATTAGAGAAGAGTATATTTTTAGATAATTTGTTTAAACatattgataatatatctttagATGTAAAAGTTCAAATGATATTACCAgaattatgtaaaaatatagatatattcgagaattatataaaatgtttaaaaattatattacatatttcAAAAGATATATCAAGTGAAGAATTTGAAAAAATGGTATATGGACCCatctttttaaaatgttttcATTTGACTGATAGAACAGTAAGATATGTGTTGTTAgaatattttccttttatagaaaaacatttaaataataatcatatgaatgaaatatataaaccttatatatatggatttatggataataatatatctattaaaaatgaaactataaagaattttatatatgtttttcCTAAATTAAAATCAAATATACGATCTGGTGCTCTTCATGTGCTGTTAGAAAATCTAAAAGAAAATGACGGTTGTATTAAAACCAACAGTATTATTTGTATAGCTAAAATTTcaaaacatataataacagataaacaaaatattttagaGAATGTATTCCAGGTTGGTATACATGATATATCTGTACAAACAAAACTAGCAACTTTACATTctattaaatatacatatgatCAATTTTGTGTGAAGAAATTTGTATCGAATATATTACCGATGGTCACCAGAAGTATGATAGATGATAATATGGAAATAAGGTTCTGTGCCTTTGATGTTTTGGAATCTTTGATGGTTGATttgaaaaaagaattattattagaagAAAAGGAACAAAAAGATAATCAGATGGAAGATCCTCAAAAGtcttataattttatagaCAAGATAAAGGGTATTATTAAGAATAAAGGTGACTTTCAGGATGATTTGAAGGAAATGACAAAATCAGGAGCTCCATTACAAACAGGTGGTGAccttaaaaaaagaaatgaatttataggagatacaaataatattatggAGGATATACATATTAGTGGAGACGAATTTACATATCctgacaaaaaaaatacatttgataataatgataatagaaaaaataatgttgATTATAGTCAATTTGgtaatatgaataatgaTCAATTTTTTGTTGATACATGGAACCCTAACAATGTAGATTATCATATTTCTCTACCTAAGGAAAATAtgaaagaagaaaataagTCCCCTCAATTTATATCTGAtacaattttatttaataataacaatatacaaaataatgttACCTTTaaagaacaaataaaaGAGGAAAGACAACTTCCCTtccataataataataatatgaattttGGGGCCactaatataaaaaataaggatAGTGCACATCGTGAGGACAAAAGtcataatttatttaaaagtACTGGGGAATCAAGGATGATAgataaaagatataaaaataaaataaacatggatattgataatttttttgatgAATTTGATTTAAGTAAAGAGAACAATACGACAAAAGTTAAATTGAGTTCTCTTCAATAG
- a CDS encoding myosin B, whose amino-acid sequence MVNKINELNNYFRINSTFINKSENESENFYVWTYKSPNVDLYPDLVFFKCQVLNINGDNYEVKEISPETNSVYTVKKEHLFNCNNMVNINSHRLNDMVHQNSAEVLNTLALRYEKNYIYTIAEPMLISVNPYQVIDTDINEYKNKSTDLLPPHVYTYAKDAMLDFINTKNSQSIIISGESGSGKTEASKLVIKFYLSGVREDNDISKTLWDSNFILEAFGNAKTVKNNNSSRYGKYIKIQLDENQNIVSSSIEIFLLEKIRVVSQEPDERCYHIFYEILKGMNDEMKKKYKIKSEEDYKYISNKSINIPEIDDAKEFENLMISFDKMKMSDLKDDLFLTLSGLLLLGNIQFNGIEKGGKSNCSELDDENLEVVNEASELLGIDYESLKNSLVITEKSIANQKIEIPLSIEESLSICRSISKDIYNKIFEYITKRINNFLNNNKELENFIGILDIFGFEIFVKNSLEQLLINIANEEIHNIYLFVVYEKESNLYKKEGIIIESVKYTNNESIIDLLRGKTSIISILEDNCLAPGKKDESIVSVYTNKFSKNEHYSVCKKNITESFVIKHTVSDVTYSISNFISKNKDILSPNILKLLKVSNNKLIQNLYDDAEVTDSLGRKNLITYKYLENLKKICSYLKSTNIYFIKCIKPNETKEKNNFNPKKVYPQLFSLSIVETLNIKYFFQYKYTFASFLSYYQYLDIAVSNDSSLDEKTKVSMLLERNFDKDSYKVGHTMVFLKKEAVHKIRDIINSNLKCYRNLCCITSALIMKIKKKRIVEENIKNLQLAQAYFRKYKYIKEHE is encoded by the exons atggtGAATAAAATCAAcgaattaaataattatttcaGGATTAATAGtacatttataaataaaagtgAAAATGAAAGtgaaaatttttatgtgtGGACATATAAAAGTCCAAATGTTGATCTATATCCTGATTTggttttttttaaatgtcAAGTTCTTAATATAAATGGAGATAATTATGAGGTAAAAGAAATATCTCCTGAAACTAATAGTGTATATACGGTGAAAAAGGaacatttatttaattgCAATAATATggtaaatataaatagtCATCGATTAAATGATATGGTTCATCAAAACTCAGCAGAGGTATTAAACACTTTAGCTTTAAGATAtgaaaagaattatatatatactatagCTGAGCCAATGCTAATATCGGTAAATCCGTATCAAGTAATTGATACTGATATAAATGAGTATAAGAATAAGAGTACAGATTTATTACCACCTCATGTGTATACATATGCAAAGGATGCAATGCTtgattttataaatacaaaaaatagTCAATCAATAATTATAAGTGGAGAAAGTGGATCAGGAAAAACAGAAGCGTCCAAACTTGTAAtcaaattttatttatctgGTGTTAGGGAGGATAATGATATATCAAAAACGTTATGGGACTCGAACTTTATATTGGAG GCGTTTGGTAATGCTAAAACTGTAAAGAACAACAATTCCAGTAGATACGGAAAGTATATTAAAATCCAATTAGATgaaaatcaaaatattgTATCATCAAGtatagaaatatttttgcTGGAAAAAATAAGAGTAGTATCACAG gAACCAGACGAACGATGTTATcacattttttatgaaattCTAAAAGGAATGAATgatgaaatgaaaaaaaagtacAAGATAAAATCAGAAGAAgattacaaatatatttcaaataaaTCTATTAACATTCCTG AAATTGATGACGCAAAGGAATTTGAGAATTTAATGATATCTTTtgataaaatgaaaatgtcTGATTTAAAAGATGACCTTTTCCTTACTTTGTCAG GGTTGTTACTTTTGGGAAATATTCAATTTAATGGGATCGAAAAGGGTGGTAAATCTAATTGTAGTGAACTTGATGATGAGAACCTAGAGGTAGTTAATGAGGCTAGTGAATTATTAGGTATAGATTATGAGAGTTTAAAGAATAGTTTAGTTATTACTGAAAAGAGTATAGCTAATCAGAAAATCGAAATTCCTTTAAGTATAGAAGAATCTTTATCAATATGTAGATCGATATCtaaggatatatataataagatatTTGAGTACATTAcgaaaagaataaataattttttaaataataataaagaattagAGAATTTCATAGGTATTTTGGATATTTTTGGATTTGAGATTTTTGTTAAGAATTCATTAGAGCAGTTGCTAATTAATATAGCGAATGAAGAgatacataatatatatttatttgttgtatatgaaaaagaaagcaatttatataaaaaggaagGAATTATAATTGAATCagtaaaatatacaaataatgaAAGTATAATTGATTTATTAAGAGGTAAAACATCtattatttctatattGGAAGATAATTGTTTAGCACCTGGAAAGAAGGATGAG TCGATCGTAAGTGTTTATACCAATAAATTTTCTAAGAATGAACATTATTCCGTATGTAAGAAAAACATAACCGAAAGTTTTGTAATTAAGCATACTGTAAGTGATGTAACATATAGTATTTCTAATTTcatttcaaaaaataaggaCATCCTTTCGCCTAACATTTTGAAATTATTGAAG GTGTCGAATAACAAATTAATTCAGAACTTGTATGATGATGCTGAAGTAACCGATTCATTAGGACGTAAAAACTTAATAacttataaatatttagaaaatctaaaaaaaatatgttcCTATTTAAAGAgcacaaatatatattttataaaatgtattaaaCCAAATGAAACaaaagagaaaaataaCTTTAATCCAAAAAAAGTATATCCTCAgttattttctttatctaTTGTTGAaacattaaatataaaatatttttttcagtATAAATATACGTTTGCTTCTTTCTTAAGTTATTACCAATATTTGGATATTGCTGTTTCAAATGATTCAAGTTTGGATGAAAAAACTAAAGTTTCCATGTTGTTGGAAAGGAACTTTGACAAGGATTCATATAAg GTTGGACATACCATggtatttttaaaaaaggaagCGGTTCATAAAATTCGGGATATCATAAATTCCAACTTGAAATGTTATAGAAATTTATGTTGTATAACTAGTGCACTCATCatgaaaataaagaaaaagagaATAGTAGAagaaaacataaaaaatttacaacTAGCTCAAGCATATTTTaggaaatataaatatattaaggAACACGAATAA
- a CDS encoding 60S ribosomal protein L31, putative, which translates to MVKGTVKKQKKTLKPVTKFITINLSKLTHKVCYKRKAPRAIKEIRSIAGKLMHTKDVRLDVKLNKFIWSKGVRNPPKRVRVKLERKRNEDEDSKEKMYTIVEHVMVDSYKGLVNECEANE; encoded by the exons ATGGTTAAAg GTACTGTAAAAAAACAGAAGAAAACTTTAAAACCAGTTACTAAATTTATTACCATAAATTTGAGTAAATTAACTCATAAAGTATGCTATAAAAGAAAGGCACCAAGAGCCATTAAAGAAATTAGGAGCATAGCAGGAAAACTTATGCACACTAAG GATGTACGTTTAGATGTAAAATTAAACAAATTTATATGGTCTAAAGGTGTTAGAAACCCACCAAAAAGAGTTCGTGTAAAATtagaaagaaaaagaaatgaagATGAAGATTCAAAGGAAAAGATGTATACTATTGTTGAACATGTAATGGTAGATTCATATAAAGGTTTAGTTAATGAATGCGAAGCAAACGaataa
- a CDS encoding hypothetical protein (conserved Plasmodium protein, unknown function) produces the protein MNKYKDTLKTKFEYKYLFYFASFVSINLGICNEYIKKKKLAYKNVSHKIYFDLSEKNFEFLDKNKYLYRIEKINEYFDLPKSKLLDACNNYFPVDYHLQYVSNIFEKKKDELNNIMEKEKNSMSIDELICDIINYLESVINGNINVDNHRINHNNININIYNKDHINISNNNNNNDDIYLDNKCSDGGSFLKNLNLSYFKDFLVERKKINLDESFNDNSLNVLFDELYTYTYIYLLINYKRNNFFDFIKMKRSYRHCSEHVGKDIGLEVHNYIGLGIKDNKLTILKEEQEEEEKKKNNKIKKNKKYNNDNINIKNSSSDTNIDSPSNNNNNNNNNNNNHGKQILDNTKYVLNIDTIKEIHRSLSTYGIVVLKNVLPKENIKRLKKELFVEEKDINISSFLMNKDQNIFCIRPSRGRQYCILRNSTVSDLFINLQQYWMNIVYSYLSFGTYENIFKHFDRKTIFNLNNINNLDIKNEKNDKIYLSELQLLNNEPLSDKQTYHVDNGYNGISIIVPLNKINEESGNFEFFTGTHLFSSLQNKSLKHKIKTFKQFLKVYYITKGSSFIPDVKEQDLIIYDSRILHRGLSNNLWMKNSSLIYRYDYKKYPPPGQNFIDIFSYNIIGKCISFFNFLEKYI, from the exons atgaataaatataaagatacTTTAAAAACTAAATTTGagtataaatatttattttactttGCCTCTTTTGTATCCATCAATTTAg gTATATGcaatgaatatattaaaaaaaaaaagttggcttataaaaatgtatctcataaaatatatttcgATTTAAGTGAAAAGAATTTTGAATTTTtggataaaaataaatacttatatagaattgaaaaaataaatgagTATTTTGATTTACCAAAATCAAAATTGTTAGACGcatgtaataattatttccCAGTGGATTATCATTTACAATATGTAagtaatatttttgaaaaaaaaaaagatgaattaaataatataatggaaaaagaaaagaacAGTATGTCTATTGATGAGTTGATATGTGATATTATAAACTATTTAGAATCTGTAATAAATGGGAATATAAATGTGGATAACCATAGAattaatcataataatataaatataaatatatataataaggaCCACATCAACATAAgcaacaacaataataataatgatgatatttACTTAGATAATAAATGTAGTGATGGGGGTAGCttcttaaaaaatttaaatcTTAGTTATTTTAAAGATTTTTTAGTAGagaggaaaaaaataaaccTAGATGAATCATTCAATGATAATTCtttaaatgttttatttgatgaactttatacatatacttatatatacttattaattaattataaaaggaataatttttttgattttataaaaatgaaaagatCATATAGACATTGTAGCGAACATGTGGGGAAAGATATTGGCCTAGAAgttcataattatatagGATTAGgaataaaagataataaattaacaatattaaaagaagaacaagaagaagaagaaaaaaaaaaaaataataaaataaaaaaaaataaaaaatataataatgataacattaatattaaGAATAGTAGTAGTGATACTAATATTGATAGCCCTagcaataataataataataataataataataataataatcatgGTAAGCAAATATTGgataatacaaaatatgttttaaatataGATACGATAAAGGAGATACATAGAAGCTTATCTACATATGGAATAgttgttttaaaaaatgtgttaccaaaagaaaatataaagagATTAAAGAAAGAATTGTTTgtagaagaaaaagatataaacatatcatcatttttaatgaataaagatcaaaatatattttgtatacGTCCTAGTAGAGGTAGACAATATTGTATCTTAAGAAATAGTACGGTAAGTGATTTGTTTATAAATTTACAACAATATTGGATGAATATTgtatattcttatttatcCTTTGGaacatatgaaaatatatttaagcACTTTGATAGAAAGacaatttttaatttaaataatattaataatttggatataaaaaatgaaaaaaacgataaaatttatttatctgaattacaattattaaataatgaacCTTTAAGTGATAAACAAACTTATCATGTTGATAATGGATATAATGGAATATCGATTATTGTCCCacttaataaaataaatgaagaatCAGGAAATTTCGAATTTTTTACAGGAACACATTTATTTTCCTcattacaaaataaaagtttaaaacataaaattaaaacgtttaaacaatttttaaaggtttattatataacaaaagGATCTTCTTTTATACCTGATGTAAAAGAACAAgatttaattatatatgattcTAGAATCTTACATAGAGGTCTATCAAATAATTTATGGATGAAAAATTCGTCTTTAATTTATCGttatgattataaaaaatatccTCCACCGGGACAAAATTTTATTGATATCTTTTCATACAACATAATTGGAAAGTGcatatcattttttaactttttagaaaaatatatataa